The genomic DNA CTTTCTGTCCTAATGATTACCAGGATGGTAAATCACCCCAGGAGAAAGGACCTTTTACTGGGGTTCTAATCACTTCTTCTCTATCCAAAAAAGAGACTTGCTTGCTACAGAGACCAGACATATTGGTAGAATAGTCTGGGAAGATCAGTAGTTTAAAATGAAGGAAAAGTAGCTGGCTTTCTACTGGTGGTCTGACGGTCATGGATAATATGATTCCATCATCACTAGAAACATAGATATGTTCATTATAGCAAAGCATTTTCTACATGTACACATAACCTGTTTTTATTGTTCTAGAAAGAAGAAACTTGCGAAGCAAACAGCACATTCTTCTGTCTCGCCATGCCTGACGAGATCCTTTTCAAAAGCATATCGACTGCAGACAACACATCAGGTCTGGATGTAATGAATGGATATGAAGTGCTTTCAACAGAGCCACAGCAGCTGGAGCCGAGCTGTATACTCATCTTGATCATAGCAGGCAAAATAATTATGAACTTCTTAATTTTTGGGGCAAGGCACCGGAATGTAAGCACCAGCTTCTTGAGCTATTTCTGCATTTCTCTCGCTGCTATGGACTTTGGTCTCTTATTTGTTATTGCTTTCATCCACTACTTCCAGGACTTCTCCTTTTTAGGATTTCGAATCACCAACTACCACATTTGTCTGTTTACCCAGATTatctctcacacatatggtatattgcactttccagttttctTGGTATCTGGACTGGATTACTACCTGACTATTGTGAAGTCTATAAAGATTTCACAGATCTACCCTGGAATACTATATTGTATTTATGTTCTGCTATTATGGATTACAGCCTTTGCCTATGTTCTTCGCTCTCCCATTGACACTCCTGCAGTGGACAGCTATGAGACGACATACCTGTGCACATTCTATATCAGCAGACAAAGTTTCTACTTATCAGTTGCCCTGGTTCTCACAGTTTTCCTGGTGTTAGCTGAGTGCTGCTGTGAAATTGTGTCGTTCATAAAATCACTGAAGGTTATTTCTAATGCCAATGACACCATAGTATTGTTTTCTTTTCCCTC from Aquarana catesbeiana isolate 2022-GZ linkage group LG04, ASM4218655v1, whole genome shotgun sequence includes the following:
- the GPR160 gene encoding probable G-protein coupled receptor 160, which encodes MPDEILFKSISTADNTSGLDVMNGYEVLSTEPQQLEPSCILILIIAGKIIMNFLIFGARHRNVSTSFLSYFCISLAAMDFGLLFVIAFIHYFQDFSFLGFRITNYHICLFTQIISHTYGILHFPVFLVSGLDYYLTIVKSIKISQIYPGILYCIYVLLLWITAFAYVLRSPIDTPAVDSYETTYLCTFYISRQSFYLSVALVLTVFLVLAECCCEIVSFIKSLKVISNANDTIVLFSFPSGDQWPIQGRKPFLASLLFSFLGTWSPFVVLQIIIFILCAHIPAYMDMNIPWLYFVNSFLIAVSLALKYPDLPETENIFSTDPFVCWKYSALPFMVAEQKKDISLLNELPSAVMNV